The region GTGGCTGACGTTCACATCCGGGCAGACGATGGCGACGCCGAGCAGGATGGGGAAGATGGTGCCGAAGTCGCCGACTGCTCCGGCGATCTCTTCGAGGTTAATCCTGATGCCGTTCCCCTTCTCCTCGGTGCTCTCAGCCATAGTTCCTCTCTGTCTTATGTCCCCTCTGCTTTTTGGAGGTTCTGGATGGGGCATCTCGGGGGTTGCCTCATCTGGAAACGATATTCAATTAATTTATCCTGAATCTATATTGGGTTAATTTATGTGAGTTAAATCGAGGGGATATATAAACGCTTATTTTACCCTCTTGAGTAATAATTCATATGAAAGCGCATCTGCTTCTCATTATTGCACTGCTTGTTGCGGCAACCGCCGCTTTTACATGCGGATGTACCGGAACCACGGCCGATACGCCAGAGGTTTCCGATACGGCAAAGCCCGAACTGCTCGTCTACTGCGGCGCGGGCATGCGGGAACCGATGGACGAGATCGCGACGGCCTTCACGAACGAGACCGGCATCTCGATCAATTACATCTTCGGCGGGTCGAACACCCTCCTTACCCAGATGAACCTGACAAAGATGGGCGATGTCTACATGCCTGGCGCGACCGCCTACTTTGATGCGGCCCGTGACATGGGGCTGGTCGGAGAGGAGTCTCTTGTCGTCTACCATGTCCCGGTCATCGCCGTCCCGAAGGGCAATCCTGCCGGTATCGCGTCTCTCCAGGACCTGGCAAAACCTGGTGTGCGGGTGGCGCTCGGTGATAACCCCGGTGCTGCCATCGGGCAGCTGACCGATAAAGTCCTGGCGAAGAACAACCTCCTCGAGGACGTGGAGAAGAACGTCGTGACCCGCACCGGCACAGTGAACGAACTGCTGGTCTACATCTCCATGGGACAGGCTGACGCCGGCATCATCTGGGAGGACCTCTATGTGCCTGAGAAGATGGACCTCATCTACATCCCGAACACGGACAACCTGGTGAAGATCGTCCCCATCGGCGTGCTGACATCTTCCGAGCACCCCACTGAGGCTGAACAGTTCACCGCGTTCGTCGTCTCCGACGAAGGGAAGGCGATCTTTGCCCGGCACGGCTTCACCACCTATCCAAGTGACACCTACGCAAATGTCAGGCCCTGATAGGGCCTGAGAGGGGGAAGTCACATGGAGACCACCTATCGTATAATCGGGACCATCCGCTCACCGTTCACTGACCAGGATACTACCCCCGTCCAGAGCATCTTCTCTCCGGCGGAGGGGACAGTCGAGGTCTTTCCCGAGTACGCGGAAGGGTTGCAGGGGGTCGAGGGATTCTCCCACATTATCCTCCTCTACCATTTCCACCAGGCAGACGGGTTCCGCCTGCTCGAGCGCCCGTTCGTCGACGGCAGCAGGGAGCGGGGGATCTTTGCCATACGGCATTTCAACCGCCCAAACCCGATTGGGATCTCCCTCGTCGAAGTCGCTTCCGTTGAGGGGAACACCGTCCGGGTCCGCGGGGTGGACGTGCTGGATGGCACACCGCTTCTTGACATCAAACCCTACGTCCGCCAGTTCGACCACCGTGATGACGTCAGAAGCGGTTGGGTCGACGCACGGCATATTGAGGAGGTGAAGATCCGGAGTTTCTCGCCAAAGGGTCTCCGGGATCATGAGGAATCTTCATGAAGCGGCGTAGTACTTCCCGTTTCCGGGTGGCGACCGTAACGGTCTCCCTTCTCATCACCGCCTTCATCGTGCTGGTCCTTCTCGGGGTGGTCACCCACTCCCCCCTCAATGTCCTCATCGAGTGTCTTCTCTCTGAAGAGATCCGGTTTGCTGTCAGGCTCTCGATCCTTACCTCCGTTATCTCCACACTCCTCTGCATCCTCGTCGCTGTGCCGGTGGCGTATGCACTCGCCCGCTACACGTTCCCGGGAAAATCCCTGATGAACATGGTGATGGATATCCCGATGGCGCTCCCGCCGCTCGTGGCGGGTGTGGGGCTCCTCCTCTTCTTCGGCGTATCCCCGGTAGGAAAATCACTTGCTGCGGTGGGGCTCACCTTCGTCTTCACGCCGCTTGGGATCATCATGGCCCAGTTCTTCGTGAACCTGCCCTACATGCTCCGGGTGACCCGCTCGACGTTCCAGAGCGTCAATCCCCGCTACGAGTATGTGGCAAAGACGCTTGGGTGTACCGATGCGCAGGCCTTCTGGCGTGTCACGCTCCCCATGTCCTGGAACGGGCTCCTTGCCGGAGCGGTGATCACCTGGTCAAAGGGAATCGGGGAGTTCGGCGCTGCGCTGATGCTTGCCGGCGCAACCCGGATGAAGACCGAGACGCTTCCGCTCTCGCTCTTCCTGAACATGTCCACCGGAAAACTCGAGGTCGGCATCTCTGCGGCGACGATACTCATCCTGATCTCGGTCATCTCGCTCTACGTCTTTGAGCGCTACGGCGGAGCCACACACGCCTACTAAAGGGTATACCCATGCTTATCATTGACTCTGTATCAAAAAATCTCGGGGAATTTGCGCTGACGGATGTCTCGCTCTCGGTTGGAGACGGTGAGTATTTCATCATCCTCGGCCCCACTGGAGCGGGAAAGACGATCCTCCTTGAGACAATTGCGGGGATTTACAGCCCAGATGCGGGCAGGATCGTCCTGAATGACCGGGATATCACGGATGTGCCGGCTAAGGACCGGAACATCGGCATGGTCTACCAGGACTACATGCTCTTCCCGCACCTGACCGTTGAGGAGAACATCAGTTTCGGGCTGAAGTCCCGGCGGGCCGATTCTGACTTCATCCGCAGGAAAGTGCAGGAGAGCGCGGAACTCTTAAACATCGGCCACCTGCTCCACCGCTACCCGGGGACCCTCTCCGGCGGCGAGCAGCAGCGCACGGCGATTGCACGGGCGCTGGTGATGGAACCGGACGCATTGCTGCTGGATGAGCCGCTCTCGGCGCTGGACGTAAAGACACGCGAGAGTCTGCGTGGGGAACTCGCACGGATCCACGAGGCCACCGGGACGACGATCATCCATATCACCCACAACTTCGAGGAGGTCTTCGACCTTGCCGACCGGGTGGCGGTCATGTACCAGGGCGGCGTTGTCCAGGTGGGGACACCGGAGGAGATCTTCAGAAAACCGAACTCTGATTTTGTGGCTGACTTTGTCGGGATGGAGAACCTCTTCTGCGGGGAGGGATCCCCTGACGGGATTGTCACGGTGGAGGGCCTCCGGATACAGGTTGAGAACGGCATGTCCGGTCCGGTCTCCCTTGCAGTCCGGCCCGAGGATATCCACCTCTCGAAGACGGCGCTGCCGCAGAACGGGAAGAACATCCTCTCCGGCTGTATCCGGACGGTGCGGCAGACCGGGGGGCTGGTCCGCATCTGCGTCGATGCCGGGATCCCGGTCATGGTGGTACTGACCCGGCAGGGGTTCGAGGAGGCCGGGGTAGGCTCTGGTGATGCTGTCTATCTTGCTTTCCGGCCATCAGCGGCCCATGTCTACCCTTCCGGTGCATCGGAAGGGGACTGACCTCTCTTATGCCGGGTTCTCCGGTGCGGGCTCACCCTCCCATTCCTTCTTCTCAAGGAGTTCCTCGGCCTTCAGCCGCTCGATGACCGTATCCAAGTAATCCGAGACGATCTCGTCTCTTCTCGGGATCTGCCGGATCCAGACCCGCACCGTCAGCCTGACCCATTCCTCTTTGACCGATGCGATCTGCACTTTGGGCTCGAACAACGCAAGGCCGGGGCGGGGAAGGTCGGACGAGAGGCGCCCGATGTAGGGGAGGTCGAAGAGGCTCTGGACGGCGGACCGCTCGGCCGGCTCGACGTGCGGGAGGATCAGGGGATGGTCGTGTGCGGCTCGGAGTGCGATCTCCTGCACCCGTTCGAGGTTCGTCGTAACCGGGACGGCGATCGGGATCACGACCTCAAGCAGCCCGGCCCGGGAGTAGTTGATGACCTTCGAGGATATGATGCTCGAGTTCGGCGTGAGGACGAGGCCGCCGTCGAGCCCCTGGAGGATCGTTGTCGTGAAGGAGATGTCCTGCACCTTGGAGATCCCCGTCTCGGGCCTTCCGCTGGCGATCACCCATTCCTCGAGTTGGACCGGGCGGTTGACCGTGATCAGGACGCCGGCGATGACGTTCTGGATGATCTGGCGCGACGAGAACGCTACGACGATACCGAGGATACCGAGCGATGCGACGAAGGCGGTCAGGTCGAAGGCGAGGAGGTATCTGGCGCTCGCGTAGACCCCGCCGATGGTGATGCCGTACTGCAGGATGGCCGCCGTCCACTTGGCTGTCCCGCGGGAGACGTGCCCGTCCAGTGCCCGCCTGATGAGGAGGTAGGCGAGGTTGCCGAGGAAGAGGAACCCGATAAAGGCGAAGATGAACGCGAGGACCGCATCAAAGGATATCCCGGTAACGGGGACAGAAACGCTCTCCTGCATATAAAGAGAAGTGAGAGAGAAGAGGATTAATCACTTCCGTCATGCGATCTCGGCTTTGACCGAGATCTCCTCGGCCTGAAGGCGGGTGAGGGCCTCCTTGAGATACTGGGAGGCGATCTCGTCTTTTCGGGGGATTTTGCTGGTCCAGACCCGCACCGTCAGTTTGATCCAGCCGTCGCTGACCGATGAGGTGAGGACGGAGGGTTCGAAGTGCGCAAGGTCGGGGCGGTCGGCACGGAGGCGCCTGATGTAGGGAAGGTCGAAGAGGCTCTGGGCTCCGCTCCGCCCGGCCGTGCCGAGGTTGGGGAGGATCAGGGGATGGTCGTGCGCGGCCGCGAGTGCGATCTCGCGCACCCGCGCAAGGTCCGTTGCGGTCGGGACCGAGATCGATACCCGGATCTCCAGAAGCCCGCTCCGGGAGTAGTTGACGACCTTTGAGGATATGATGCTCGAGTTCGGCATGAGGATGAGGCCGCCGTCGAGCCCTTGGAGGATCGTCGTCGTGAAGGAGATGTCGCGCACCTTGCAGAGCCCCGTCGTCGGCCTCTCCCCGACGATTATCCAGTCTTCGAGTTGGACCGGGCGGTTGATCGTGATCAGGATGCCGGCGAGGATGTTCTGGATGATCTGGCTCGATGAGACGGCTACGACGATACCGAGGATACCGAGCGACGCGGCAACGGCTCTCAGGTCGAAAGCGAGGAGATATTTGGCGCTCGCGTAGACCCCGCCGATGATGATGGCGTACTGGAGGATGGCCGCCGCCCACTTGGCCGTACCTTGGGAGACCCGTCCGTCGAGAACCTGCCGAAGGAGCATGTAGGCGAGGTTGCCGAGGAAGAGGAACCCAAGAAGGGTGAAGAGGAACGCGAGGAACGCGTCGAGAGACACCCCGCCGATGAGAGTCGGATCGCTCGCCAGCATGTAGGAAGAGGTGGGTGAGGGAGAGAGTTAACCTCTTCTCTACCGGTCGGGCCGGCGGGCCCGGGAGGCGGCTCGATGCACTCTGCGTGCCGACCCTTATGGCCCCGTATTCCCGCTTACCTTTCCCCGCCCGGCGCACTCCTGCGTGCCTGCAGTGCCCGGAGGACCTCTGCGCCCAAGACCTCTTCCGCGCGCTCCCTGTAGCGCTCCGCCATGACCGCGAGGAGTTGCTCCGTCCCTGCCGCCGTGGTGGAGATGCCGACCCGCTCCTCCCGGTGGATCAGTCCGTCCCGTTCCATCGCCCCGAACCGGGGGAGGACGTAGTAGTGGGGGATACTGAGGTATTCTGCGAGTTTTCGGGTTGTAGGGAAACGTATGGAGATGCCGTCCGGAGAAAAACTGATGGTTACGCACCGGTCCTCCTCGAGGAGGATCCGGACTGCCGCCTCAAAGATATCGTCGTGCTCGTGTATGGACATCAGATCGTAGAAGTACTGGCTCTTGGGGGAAAAAAGAGGGTCGGTTTGGTTACGCCTCTTCTTTCTTCATCTCGCCCCGCTCTTCTTCGGGCATCTCCTCGAGGTAGACGATCTCCGCCCCGACGTCCTTCGCAATCTGCTCGAGTTCGACCTTCCTGAAGTGGGTGCTCTCCACCTTCACGTGCTTATTCTCGCCCTTCTCTTCAACGACTGCGACGACACGGAACCGCGGCTGTTTCACGCCTGTTCCTACTTTTTGGCGCTCTCGCGCATAGATCTTCATCGGTTCATCACCTCCTAACCAACTGGTATACCTGCTGATATACCACGAAGTTACTTAATACTTTCCTTGCCTATAGAGGTATAGGAATACTTACCATGACTGATCGAATCGAGTTAGGATCGAAACTGCGCGGCGAGAGCCTGGTCCGGCGGGGCCTGCTGCGAGAGACTGCAAGCGTCCGGCAGATCAGGATCATGCCTGACCTGAACGTGGTCAAGATCGGCGGCCACGGCGTCATCGATTACGGCCGGAAGGTGATTTATCCGCTGGTCGAGGAGATCGGCGAGCTCTCCCGGGACCACAAGATCCTGGTCGCCACCGGCGGCGGCGCTCGGGTGCGGCACATCCTCGATGTCGGGATCGACCTCGGCATGCCGACCGGGGTGCTTGCGGAACTGGCGGGCAAGATCAGCGAGCAGAACGCGATCATGATGTCCCTCCTCTTCTCGAAGTACAACGGCGTCCGGATCCACTCCGGGGATCTCCTGAACCTCCCGTCTCTCATATCGCTCGGGATGCTGCCGGTCGTGCAGGGCACCCCGCCCTACGGGCTCTACGAGCACCCGCCGAAACTCGGCAGCATCCCCCCGCACCGGACCGATACCGGCGCATTCCTGATGGCCGAAGTGGTGGGGGGGAAGAACTGCATCCTCGGAAAGAACGTGAACGGCCTCTACACCGAAGACCCGTTCGCGAATCCCGACGCCGAGTTCATCGAGGAGATCACGGCCGACGAACTCCTCGAGATGAACATGGAGGATATGGTGCTTGAGCCCATGGCGGTCGAGCTGCTCCGGGACGCCGTCCACGTCAAAGAGATCAAGGTCGTGAACGCTCACGTGCCCGGGAACATCGCGAAAGCCGTCAACGGCGAACGGGTAGGCACCCTGATCCGGGCCTGAACCCCCGGATCAACTATTTTTCATTAACCCGAGAGATGCCTTCATAAATTTTGTGTGCGGATCAGTACAGCAAGCGATCCTATGACCCTCTACCTTGGCATCGACGATACCGACACCCGCGAGTCCCGGGGAACCGGACGGCTCGCCCGCACGATTGCAGCAGAACTTGCCCGGTCATATACGGTGACGGGAGTGACCCGACACCAACTCTTTGTCCACCCCTCCATACCGTACACCTCCCACAACAGCTGCGCGGTCATCCATATCCGTGATGCTGGGAACGGGGCCGCGGCCGATGTTTTTGCGACGGCAAAGGAACTGATGCTCTCCGACTTCATCGAGGGGAGCGATCCCGGGATCTGCGTCGCCGCCGACCGGGAGATCGGAAGCGACCTCCGCCTCTTTGGGTCGAACGCGAAGAAGAGCGTCGTGACGCAGGAGCAGGCGCGCTCGCTCGCCCGGCAGGCGGGCATCCGCCTCGAAGGGCTCGGCGGCACCGAAGACGGCGTCATCGGCGCGCTCGCCGGTGTTGGGCTGGCCTCCTCCGGGAACGACGGCCGGTTCGTCCAGAAAGGAACGACCCGGGACCTCCGCGGCACCCAGACGGTCGCCGCAATCCTTTCCGCCGGCGTCGACCAGGTCATGACCCTCGACGGGACGGCGGTCGGCGAGGGCGCCGTGGCGCTGAAGAAGTTCCCAAAGCCTGCCTTCATCGGGGGAAAGGCGGTTCTCTTCATCGAGCCCGACGGCGAGATGTACCGCGATATCGTGGTCGGGTGACGCCGTCGGGCCCCTGAGCGGCGCTTGCCCTGCCGGGGCCGATCGGCCCGTCATCAAGACCTGTCATTTAAATTTTTGAAAAAGTTAACCATATCACGTTAATTGCTTAACTGTCGATATAAAACTATCACATTTAATTATCTGAAGTCCGATACTTTCACGTGAGAGTTATGAGCAAGCGAACCCTTTTCGCCGTTGCGACCGTCATGGTCGCTCTCCTGCTTATCTGCGGCTGTACCGGGACGACATCCGACCCAGGTACCGTCAGCACGGAGAAACAGCAGTTGCGTATCGCTACAACGACTAGTCTTGACGACACCAAACTTCTCGATCATCTCCGGACGATCTTTGAGGATAAGTACAACGCCGAAGTGCTGGTCGTCTCCGCCGGTACCGGCAAGGCGCTTGAGTACGGGCAGCGGGGCGACGTGGACGTCCTGATGGTGCACGACCGTGCACGCGAGGATACGTTCATCGCCGACGGCTACGGGACCAACCGGCGTGTCTTTGCCTACAACTACTTCGTCCTCGTCGGACCCGAGTCCGACCCGGCAGGCGTCAAGGATATGAAGCCCGAAGAGGCATTCGCCACCATCCGGGAGAAAGGTATGGCCGGTGAGTCGAGCGTAGTCTTCGTCTCGCGCGGCGACGCCTCGGGCACGCACTCCAAGGAGAAGGCTATCTGGAAGGGAGCCGGATTCAACTACTCTGCCGACGTGCAGGGCTCCGGCGACTGGTACCTCGAAGCCGGGAAGGGCATGGGTGCTACCCTGATGATGGCCAATGAGAAACAGGCCTACACCCTCTCCGACATCGGGACGTTCCTCGCCTACAAGGGCGACCTGCAGCTCGTGCCGGTCGTGAGCGAGGGCGACATCCTGCTCAACGTCTACTGCGCCATGCAGATCAACCCCGAGAAGTACCCCGACATCAACAGCACGATCGCCAAGGACTGGATCAACTTCATGATCTCCGACGATGTGCAGAAGGAGATCGCCTCCTTCGGTGTCGACAAGTACGGCCAGCCGCTCTTCTACGCCGCCCAGAACGACTGGGAGAAGATTGGCGTGACCAAGGCTGAAGTGACGGACCCGATTCAGTGATCCGGCCTCTTCAACCTCTATTCCCACCCTTTTTTGCCCCCGGCGACCCACGATAGGAGAGAGCATGTACGAGATCATCGAGGGCTTCATGGAGGCGGTCGAGCTCATCATCACGCTCGACCCCGATGTGATGGCCATCTCAGCGAGAAGCATCATCATCTCATTCACCTCTACGGTGTTTGCCACCCTGATCGCCGTCCCGCTCGGCGCCGCGATCAACTTCGGCAGGTTCCCCGGAAGGAAGAGCCTTATCAACCTGATCCAGACCCTCTACGCGCTGCCGACGGTCATCGTCGGGCTCCTCCTCTTCCTGCTCTTATCCCGCGTCGGGCCGTTCGGATTCTTGCGGCTGCTCTTCACCCCGACCGCGATGATCATCGCGCAGACGGTCCTCATCCTGCCGATCATGACCGGCCTGACGATATCGGCGCTCTCGGGGGTCGACCCGGTCATCAGGGATACCCTCCACTCGCTCGGGGCGACGCGCCTTCAGTTTCTCATAAACATCATGAGAGAGGCAAGGTTCGCGATCCTCGCGACCGTCGCGGTCGGATTCGGGCGGGCGATATCAGAGGTCGGGGCGGCGATCCTCGTCGGCGGCAACATCATGGCGTCGTCGTTCATGAGTTCGACCCGGGTGCTGACGACGGCGATATCCCTCGAGACCTCGATGGGGAACATCCCCAAGTCCATCGCGCTCGGTATCATCCTTCTCGCAATCGCCCTCGGCGTCAATCTCGCAATAACCGCGGTGCAGCACAGGTAGAACCCATGATTGAACTAGATAGCGTCTCAAAACGGTTCGGCGATACGGTGGTCCTCGCCGGCGTCACCGCGCGGATCAAAGCGGGAGAGATCTTTGCGATCATCGGGCCGAGCGGGGCCGGGAAGTCGACCCTGCTGCGCCTCATCGACCTTCTCGACACCCCGACGGGGGGAGCGATCCGGGTCAGCGGCATCGACATCCACGCAGAGAAGGAGCGGAGCCTCCGGGTCCGCCGGAAGATGGGGATGGTCTTCCAGAAACCCGCCGTCTTCAACACGACGGTCTCCGAGAACATCGCCGTCGGTCTCCGGTTCAGGGGGGCGGATGAGCGGATGATCCGGGAGAGGGTCGAGGACGCCCTCGAGATGGTCGGTCTTGCCGGCTACGGGGAGCGGAGGGCGCGGACGCTCTCGGGAGGGGAGATGCAACGGGTGGCTCTCGCGCGGACGATGGTGACCGAGCCTCTGGTCCTGCTGATGGACGAGCCGACCGCAAACCTCGACCCGGTCTCGGTGGAGAAGATCGAGGAGTTGGTGCTCCGGATCA is a window of Methanoculleus sp. 7T DNA encoding:
- the modA gene encoding molybdate ABC transporter substrate-binding protein, with amino-acid sequence MKAHLLLIIALLVAATAAFTCGCTGTTADTPEVSDTAKPELLVYCGAGMREPMDEIATAFTNETGISINYIFGGSNTLLTQMNLTKMGDVYMPGATAYFDAARDMGLVGEESLVVYHVPVIAVPKGNPAGIASLQDLAKPGVRVALGDNPGAAIGQLTDKVLAKNNLLEDVEKNVVTRTGTVNELLVYISMGQADAGIIWEDLYVPEKMDLIYIPNTDNLVKIVPIGVLTSSEHPTEAEQFTAFVVSDEGKAIFARHGFTTYPSDTYANVRP
- the tsaA gene encoding tRNA (N6-threonylcarbamoyladenosine(37)-N6)-methyltransferase TrmO yields the protein METTYRIIGTIRSPFTDQDTTPVQSIFSPAEGTVEVFPEYAEGLQGVEGFSHIILLYHFHQADGFRLLERPFVDGSRERGIFAIRHFNRPNPIGISLVEVASVEGNTVRVRGVDVLDGTPLLDIKPYVRQFDHRDDVRSGWVDARHIEEVKIRSFSPKGLRDHEESS
- a CDS encoding ABC transporter permease, with protein sequence MKRRSTSRFRVATVTVSLLITAFIVLVLLGVVTHSPLNVLIECLLSEEIRFAVRLSILTSVISTLLCILVAVPVAYALARYTFPGKSLMNMVMDIPMALPPLVAGVGLLLFFGVSPVGKSLAAVGLTFVFTPLGIIMAQFFVNLPYMLRVTRSTFQSVNPRYEYVAKTLGCTDAQAFWRVTLPMSWNGLLAGAVITWSKGIGEFGAALMLAGATRMKTETLPLSLFLNMSTGKLEVGISAATILILISVISLYVFERYGGATHAY
- a CDS encoding ATP-binding cassette domain-containing protein, with protein sequence MLIIDSVSKNLGEFALTDVSLSVGDGEYFIILGPTGAGKTILLETIAGIYSPDAGRIVLNDRDITDVPAKDRNIGMVYQDYMLFPHLTVEENISFGLKSRRADSDFIRRKVQESAELLNIGHLLHRYPGTLSGGEQQRTAIARALVMEPDALLLDEPLSALDVKTRESLRGELARIHEATGTTIIHITHNFEEVFDLADRVAVMYQGGVVQVGTPEEIFRKPNSDFVADFVGMENLFCGEGSPDGIVTVEGLRIQVENGMSGPVSLAVRPEDIHLSKTALPQNGKNILSGCIRTVRQTGGLVRICVDAGIPVMVVLTRQGFEEAGVGSGDAVYLAFRPSAAHVYPSGASEGD
- a CDS encoding mechanosensitive ion channel family protein, which codes for MQESVSVPVTGISFDAVLAFIFAFIGFLFLGNLAYLLIRRALDGHVSRGTAKWTAAILQYGITIGGVYASARYLLAFDLTAFVASLGILGIVVAFSSRQIIQNVIAGVLITVNRPVQLEEWVIASGRPETGISKVQDISFTTTILQGLDGGLVLTPNSSIISSKVINYSRAGLLEVVIPIAVPVTTNLERVQEIALRAAHDHPLILPHVEPAERSAVQSLFDLPYIGRLSSDLPRPGLALFEPKVQIASVKEEWVRLTVRVWIRQIPRRDEIVSDYLDTVIERLKAEELLEKKEWEGEPAPENPA
- a CDS encoding mechanosensitive ion channel family protein, translating into MLASDPTLIGGVSLDAFLAFLFTLLGFLFLGNLAYMLLRQVLDGRVSQGTAKWAAAILQYAIIIGGVYASAKYLLAFDLRAVAASLGILGIVVAVSSSQIIQNILAGILITINRPVQLEDWIIVGERPTTGLCKVRDISFTTTILQGLDGGLILMPNSSIISSKVVNYSRSGLLEIRVSISVPTATDLARVREIALAAAHDHPLILPNLGTAGRSGAQSLFDLPYIRRLRADRPDLAHFEPSVLTSSVSDGWIKLTVRVWTSKIPRKDEIASQYLKEALTRLQAEEISVKAEIA
- a CDS encoding amino acid kinase family protein, with the translated sequence MTDRIELGSKLRGESLVRRGLLRETASVRQIRIMPDLNVVKIGGHGVIDYGRKVIYPLVEEIGELSRDHKILVATGGGARVRHILDVGIDLGMPTGVLAELAGKISEQNAIMMSLLFSKYNGVRIHSGDLLNLPSLISLGMLPVVQGTPPYGLYEHPPKLGSIPPHRTDTGAFLMAEVVGGKNCILGKNVNGLYTEDPFANPDAEFIEEITADELLEMNMEDMVLEPMAVELLRDAVHVKEIKVVNAHVPGNIAKAVNGERVGTLIRA
- a CDS encoding ABC transporter substrate-binding protein — encoded protein: MTLYLGIDDTDTRESRGTGRLARTIAAELARSYTVTGVTRHQLFVHPSIPYTSHNSCAVIHIRDAGNGAAADVFATAKELMLSDFIEGSDPGICVAADREIGSDLRLFGSNAKKSVVTQEQARSLARQAGIRLEGLGGTEDGVIGALAGVGLASSGNDGRFVQKGTTRDLRGTQTVAAILSAGVDQVMTLDGTAVGEGAVALKKFPKPAFIGGKAVLFIEPDGEMYRDIVVG
- a CDS encoding ABC transporter substrate-binding protein, translating into MSKRTLFAVATVMVALLLICGCTGTTSDPGTVSTEKQQLRIATTTSLDDTKLLDHLRTIFEDKYNAEVLVVSAGTGKALEYGQRGDVDVLMVHDRAREDTFIADGYGTNRRVFAYNYFVLVGPESDPAGVKDMKPEEAFATIREKGMAGESSVVFVSRGDASGTHSKEKAIWKGAGFNYSADVQGSGDWYLEAGKGMGATLMMANEKQAYTLSDIGTFLAYKGDLQLVPVVSEGDILLNVYCAMQINPEKYPDINSTIAKDWINFMISDDVQKEIASFGVDKYGQPLFYAAQNDWEKIGVTKAEVTDPIQ
- a CDS encoding ABC transporter permease; amino-acid sequence: MYEIIEGFMEAVELIITLDPDVMAISARSIIISFTSTVFATLIAVPLGAAINFGRFPGRKSLINLIQTLYALPTVIVGLLLFLLLSRVGPFGFLRLLFTPTAMIIAQTVLILPIMTGLTISALSGVDPVIRDTLHSLGATRLQFLINIMREARFAILATVAVGFGRAISEVGAAILVGGNIMASSFMSSTRVLTTAISLETSMGNIPKSIALGIILLAIALGVNLAITAVQHR